GAGAAAAAAATGATGGGTGGATTCCCGGGTCCCCCGACTCGGCGCGGAAATCCCACTGGAGGTTAAAGCAGTTCCCGAATCGCGTCCAGGAGCTCTTCGCACCGGAATGGCTTGCGAAAGGTGCGACTTGCGCCCAGCTTGAGGGCTGCGGGCAGAAAATCGGTGCCGATGGTCCGGGACCCTCCGGATACCGCGATGATCTTGGGGGGATCTTTCTCCTTGCGAAAGGCCATGAGGGTTTCCAGGCCCTCTTTTCCGGGCATGAGGAGGTCCAGAATGATCAGATCCACTTTGATGGATCGCGTAACTTGTAGCGCGGCCTCTCCCTCTTCCGCTTCAGAGACCAGATAGCCATTCTGTTGCAACTTGGCAGTGAGCATGGCCCGGACTTGGGGCTCGTCGTCAACAACGAGTATATGACTCATTCCTCGATCCAATCTCTCAATATTTTGTGCCCCGGGAACAGCGGCGCGAATTCAATCGCCCACCCCCAAGTCGCATTGCCCATCGTAGTGAGTATACCATGAATTCTGTTCCATTCGAAAAATTTCCGGTCCCGAATCCGGGGACCTACGTGCCAAACTCAGAACCAGGCGGTCCATTGCCGGATATGGAGGGCTTCCACGACCCCCGGCGTGGCCAGCGCGGCGGCAAAACCGGTGGGCACTTCGAGGGGATAGAGGCGCCAGGGTGTCCGGGCCCATTCGGGCAGATCGATCTGGATCACCTCCGCCTTTCCCGGGGCCACGACCACGGAGAACTTGTCCAGCGGCGTGGCCAGCCCGGTGCCCCACGCTTTGAGGAGCGCCTCTTTGCTGGACCAGCACTGGTAAAAGGCGGGACATTGCTGTGCTTCGGGGAGGGCCATTAATTGCGCCCGCTCGGCTTCCGAGAAAAAGCGTCGGGCGATAGGCAGTAGATCGCGGGACTCC
Above is a window of Candidatus Hydrogenedentota bacterium DNA encoding:
- a CDS encoding response regulator, with the translated sequence MSHILVVDDEPQVRAMLTAKLQQNGYLVSEAEEGEAALQVTRSIKVDLIILDLLMPGKEGLETLMAFRKEKDPPKIIAVSGGSRTIGTDFLPAALKLGASRTFRKPFRCEELLDAIRELL